One window from the genome of Megalobrama amblycephala isolate DHTTF-2021 linkage group LG4, ASM1881202v1, whole genome shotgun sequence encodes:
- the bmp3 gene encoding bone morphogenetic protein 3, giving the protein MDRCQRLFILLLGWGYLFCGYCAVLKTPFMGFSKDVPFGQKVEAQDKQHAKKSEQDTLSEHMQMLYAKYTSAGFPLKDGNTVRSFKGHLGTINDKQLQIFNLTSLTKSEDVLSATLHYYIGDLQNSSQRCPRHKSCAHHNLRRQGHIHLDVWSFSFVDNTTRTIGHFSINISTMYRDFISWQWKDITRVVNQAKHHDQLLIGIDIDSKGQQPWKKLLSDRSPYILVYANDSAISEPESVVSTLQRHRSRLVPNLHMLEIHNRSASSQHRTRRSANILLPLQNNELPGPEYPYEIPTWDETSPYDPMESKPVKRPRKKPRKNPRHKNPLLQFDEQTIKKARKKQWNEPRNCARRYLKVDFADIGWSEWIISPKSFDAYYCSGSCQFPMPKSLKPSNHATIQSIVRAVGVVPGIPEPCCVPEKMSSLSILFFDEDKNVVLKVYPNMTVDSCACR; this is encoded by the exons ATGGATCGCTGTCAACGGCTGTTTATCCTCCTGTTGGGATGGGGTTATCTGTTCTGTGGATACTGTGCTGTGCTTAAAACACCCTTTATGGGTTTCTCAAAAGACGTGCCATTTGGACAAAAAGTGGAAGCGCAAGATAAGCAGCATGCAAAGAAAAGCGAGCAGGACACGCTGTCAGAACACATGCAGATGCTCTACGCCAAATACACCAGCGCGGGATTCCCTCTCAAAGATGGGAACACTGTCCGCAGCTTCAAAGGACATTTGG GGACCATAAATGATAAGCAGTTACAAATCTTCAACCTCACTTCCCTCACCAAGTCTGAGGATGTTCTCTCAGCAACACTGCACTACTACATTGGTGACCTGCAGAACAGCAGCCAGAGATGCCCAAGGCACAAGAGTTGTGCTCACCATAATCTCAGAAGACAAGGTCACATTCACCTTGATGTCTGGAGTTTCAGCTTTGTGGATAACACCACCAGAACAATCGGCCATTTTTCCATTAACATCTCCACAATGTACAGGGACTTCATATCATGGCAGTGGAAAGACATTACTCGTGTAGTCAACCAAGCCAAGCATCACGACCAGCTTCTCATAGGCATTGACATTGACTCAAAAGGACAGCAACCTTGGAAGAAACTCTTGTCAGATAGGTCTCCTTACATTCTGGTCTACGCCAACGACTCGGCTATCTCCGAACCCGAAAGTGTCGTGTCCACCTTGCAGAGACACAGAAGCAGACTGGTGCCTAATCTTCATATGCTCGAAATACATAATCGCAGTGCCTCCTCGCAACATCGGACCAGACGGTCCGCCAACATCCTGCTGCCGCTACAAAACAATGAGCTTCCAGGCCCCGAGTACCCTTATGAGATACCTACGTGGGATGAGACCAGTCCGTATGATCCAATGGAGAGCAAACCAGTCAAGCGCCCTCGCAAGAAGCCTCGCAAGAATCCACGGCACAAGAACCCTCTTCTGCAGTTTGATGAGCAGACCATTAAGAAAGCACGTAAGAAGCAATGGAACGAGCCGAGGAACTGCGCTCGCAGATATTTAAAGGTTGATTTCGCAGATATCGGCTGGAGCGAGTGGATTATCTCCCCCAAGTCTTTTGATGCGTACTACTGCTCGGGGTCATGTCAGTTCCCCATGCCAAAG TCATTGAAACCTTCAAACCACGCCACCATCCAGAGCATTGTGCGGGCGGTCGGGGTGGTCCCGGGCATCCCAGAGCCCTGCTGTGTACCCGAGAAGATGTCTTCCCTCAGCATCCTCTTCTTCGATGAAGACAAGAACGTGGTCCTTAAAGTCTACCCCAATATGACAGTGGACTCCTGTGCCTGTCGGTAA